One Candidatus Bipolaricaulota bacterium DNA segment encodes these proteins:
- a CDS encoding class II aldolase/adducin family protein, protein MVPDDLRRRILEVSRAMANAGLARGSSGNVSARTARGILITASGIPYERLSAAQIIEIDFDGEKRSGQGEPSSEWRMHAEIYRRRDDVAAIVHTHSPYATAAAISLGFLPIVHDEGRILFGDEIPVSRHAPPGTWDLARAVAAALGDRSAALIACHGAVAVGASPEEALMRAEKVEEMAQLFWLSRFLKEDHEKRG, encoded by the coding sequence ATGGTGCCGGATGATCTCCGCCGCCGGATCCTCGAGGTTTCCCGCGCGATGGCGAACGCCGGGCTGGCGCGGGGAAGCTCGGGGAACGTGTCGGCACGTACCGCGAGAGGGATCCTGATCACGGCGAGCGGGATCCCCTATGAGAGGCTCTCTGCAGCCCAGATAATCGAGATCGATTTCGACGGGGAAAAACGCTCCGGCCAAGGGGAACCATCCTCCGAATGGAGGATGCACGCCGAGATCTACAGAAGGAGGGATGACGTAGCTGCGATCGTCCATACCCACTCCCCCTATGCAACCGCAGCGGCGATCTCGCTTGGCTTTCTCCCGATCGTCCACGACGAGGGGAGGATCCTGTTCGGGGATGAGATCCCGGTTTCGCGGCACGCCCCTCCGGGGACGTGGGACCTGGCGCGGGCGGTCGCGGCTGCCCTCGGCGATCGGAGCGCCGCCCTGATCGCCTGCCACGGCGCGGTGGCGGTCGGGGCCAGCCCGGAGGAGGCGCTCATGCGCGCGGAGAAGGTCGAGGAGATGGCGCAGCTCTTCTGGCTGAGCCGGTTCTTGAAGGAGGATCATGAAAAGCGAGGCTGA
- the mtnA gene encoding S-methyl-5-thioribose-1-phosphate isomerase, with translation MTEGNRLPRFDGVFTPVVYRDGGIDMIDQTLLPERIVVLRLTDVAEVAEAIRTMRVRGAPAIGITAAYGMVLAVERGEDPEKAAEALRGTRPTAVNLAWAVERMLETFARHKAQSAADIRAAMLTEARRIHSEDITANRRIGRHGAELLPAGARVMTICNTGALATGGYGTAYGVIRAAHEDGRLAMVYPCETRPRLQGARLTAWELLRDRIPFALIVDGAAGALMAKQEIDAVFAGADRIAANGDSANKIGTYGLAVLAHHHGIPFYIVAPTSTIDPDTPTGEKIEIEERSEDEVLAPYGCRFAPEGASAWNPAFDVTPAGLISGIITEQGVFRPPYRFENGEG, from the coding sequence ATGACGGAAGGAAATCGGCTTCCCCGCTTCGACGGCGTATTCACTCCGGTCGTCTACCGGGACGGAGGAATCGACATGATCGATCAGACCCTCCTCCCGGAGCGGATCGTCGTCCTCCGGCTGACAGACGTTGCCGAAGTCGCAGAGGCGATCAGGACGATGCGGGTCCGCGGCGCGCCGGCGATCGGGATCACCGCTGCCTACGGAATGGTCCTCGCGGTGGAGAGGGGTGAGGATCCAGAGAAGGCAGCCGAGGCACTCCGAGGGACGCGCCCGACGGCGGTGAACCTGGCGTGGGCGGTCGAGCGGATGCTTGAAACGTTCGCACGGCACAAGGCCCAGTCCGCAGCCGATATCCGCGCGGCGATGCTCACAGAGGCCCGCAGGATCCACTCGGAGGACATCACGGCGAACCGGAGGATCGGCCGGCACGGGGCAGAGCTCCTCCCTGCCGGAGCGCGGGTGATGACGATCTGCAACACCGGAGCGCTCGCGACCGGGGGATACGGGACGGCCTACGGGGTGATCCGCGCGGCGCACGAAGACGGGAGGCTCGCGATGGTCTATCCGTGCGAGACGCGGCCGCGGCTGCAGGGGGCGCGGCTCACGGCGTGGGAGCTCCTCCGGGATCGGATCCCATTTGCGCTGATCGTCGACGGGGCGGCCGGGGCGCTGATGGCGAAACAGGAGATAGATGCCGTCTTTGCCGGAGCCGACCGGATCGCGGCAAACGGCGACAGCGCGAACAAGATCGGGACCTACGGGCTGGCGGTCCTCGCTCATCATCACGGAATCCCGTTCTACATCGTCGCCCCCACCTCGACGATCGATCCGGATACACCCACCGGAGAGAAGATCGAGATCGAGGAGCGCAGCGAGGACGAGGTCCTCGCCCCGTACGGGTGCCGCTTCGCCCCGGAAGGGGCCTCCGCCTGGAACCCGGCGTTCGACGTCACCCCCGCCGGGCTGATCAGCGGGATCATCACCGAGCAGGGGGTATTCCGTCCGCCGTATAGATTTGAAAATGGTGAGGGATGA
- a CDS encoding HAD-IB family phosphatase, producing the protein MRRIELVVFDLDGTLVRYHGVEFESSWGAIAAAAGVREESERLLAEYLPRRDAYRRWVEEDAALLAGIPVSQVAAQIFPPPYARGVREAVDRLRGKYRLGILSSGVDLVADYVREDLDLDFAFANRLLVEDGRFTGESELVVDLWSKDEVMRRIAAEYGVRLEEICFVGDHVNDIPVMRIVGLSIAMNSKDDDLSRIADYVIDDLALVPEIIARFERDN; encoded by the coding sequence ATGAGGCGAATCGAACTGGTTGTCTTTGATCTCGATGGGACACTTGTCCGTTACCACGGGGTTGAGTTTGAGTCGAGTTGGGGGGCGATTGCCGCTGCGGCTGGGGTGCGGGAGGAGTCCGAGCGGCTCTTGGCTGAGTACCTCCCCCGCCGTGACGCCTATCGCAGATGGGTGGAGGAGGATGCCGCCCTCCTCGCCGGGATCCCGGTGAGCCAGGTGGCGGCCCAGATCTTCCCCCCGCCGTACGCGCGCGGGGTCAGGGAGGCGGTGGATCGGCTGCGGGGCAAGTACCGCCTTGGGATCCTCTCTTCCGGGGTCGACCTCGTCGCCGACTACGTGAGGGAGGACCTCGATCTCGACTTCGCATTCGCTAATCGCCTCTTGGTAGAAGACGGGCGGTTCACCGGAGAGAGCGAGCTCGTGGTCGATCTGTGGAGCAAGGACGAGGTAATGCGGCGGATCGCAGCCGAATACGGGGTCCGGCTTGAAGAAATCTGCTTCGTCGGGGACCACGTAAACGACATTCCGGTGATGCGGATCGTCGGGCTCTCGATCGCGATGAACTCCAAGGATGACGATCTGTCCCGCATCGCCGACTACGTGATCGATGACCTCGCCCTCGTCCCCGAGATCATCGCGCGGTTCGAGCGGGATAATTGA
- a CDS encoding adenosylhomocysteinase, whose product MKSEAERGHEKIAWARAHMPVHARIRERFERERPFAGHLIGAALHLEAKTANLILTLRAGGAEMYVIGSNPLSTQDEITAALSETDGITVSARHGESLEEHAASIDRLLDASPTLIVEDGGEVIGRIVERGIERLPRLIGICAETTTGVEQLRELERAGKLPIPAIAVNDARMKYLLDNRYGTGQSTWDAIMRSTNLLVAGKTVLIIGYGWVGRGLALRARGLGARVVVAELDPIKSVEALMEGHDVASLNEGIAQADIVLTATGKPGVVGKEALERVKDGAILANAGHFGYEIDKEALDEMSVENREARPGVRAYRLADGRTIYLLGEGELVNLSVADGHPAEIMDISFALQALSLEYLARNGATLSPRVYPVPEEIDTQVARTVLSVR is encoded by the coding sequence ATGAAAAGCGAGGCTGAACGCGGTCATGAGAAGATAGCCTGGGCGCGGGCCCACATGCCGGTGCATGCAAGAATAAGGGAGCGGTTCGAGCGGGAGAGACCGTTCGCCGGCCACCTGATCGGGGCGGCGCTCCACCTCGAGGCGAAGACAGCGAACCTGATCCTAACGCTGCGAGCTGGCGGGGCGGAGATGTACGTGATCGGGAGCAATCCCCTCTCAACCCAGGACGAGATCACCGCCGCCCTTTCGGAAACGGACGGGATCACGGTCTCGGCCAGGCATGGGGAATCGCTCGAAGAGCACGCGGCGAGCATCGACCGGCTCCTCGACGCATCCCCGACCCTGATCGTGGAGGACGGGGGCGAGGTGATCGGGAGGATCGTGGAGCGCGGGATCGAGCGGCTCCCACGGTTGATCGGGATCTGCGCGGAGACGACGACCGGGGTCGAGCAGCTCCGGGAACTGGAACGCGCGGGGAAACTCCCGATCCCGGCGATCGCGGTGAACGACGCGCGGATGAAGTACCTCCTCGACAACCGCTACGGGACGGGACAGTCGACCTGGGACGCGATCATGCGCTCCACGAACCTCCTCGTCGCGGGGAAGACGGTCCTCATCATCGGATACGGATGGGTCGGGAGGGGGCTCGCCCTTCGCGCCCGCGGCCTCGGTGCCCGCGTCGTCGTCGCCGAGCTCGATCCGATAAAATCGGTCGAGGCGCTGATGGAGGGGCACGACGTCGCATCGTTGAACGAGGGGATCGCGCAGGCCGACATCGTCCTCACCGCGACCGGGAAGCCGGGGGTCGTGGGGAAGGAGGCCCTGGAACGCGTGAAAGACGGGGCGATCCTCGCCAACGCCGGCCACTTCGGCTACGAGATCGACAAGGAGGCGCTGGATGAGATGTCGGTCGAGAACCGGGAGGCAAGACCCGGGGTCCGGGCCTACCGGCTCGCCGACGGGCGGACGATCTACCTCCTCGGCGAGGGGGAGCTCGTCAACCTGAGCGTCGCCGACGGGCACCCGGCCGAGATCATGGACATCTCGTTCGCGCTCCAGGCACTTTCGCTGGAGTACCTCGCCCGGAATGGAGCGACCCTCTCCCCGCGGGTCTACCCGGTCCCGGAGGAGATCGATACCCAGGTAGCGCGTACGGTGCTCAGTGTCCGATAG
- a CDS encoding slipin family protein — protein MTIGAIVVLVVIFFMNAIRIVREYERGVIFRLGRLVGAKGPGIFLLIPIVDKMVKVSLRTVTLDVPPQEVITKDNVSTLVNAVLFFRVVDPSAAVVEVQNYVEATRQIAMTTLRSVLGGVELDEILSNREKINIQLQEIIDEQTDPWGIKVKTVEIKDVKIPQDMQRAIARQAEAERERRAKIINAEGELQAATKLSEAAAIIQRNPAALQLRYLQTLIDISAENSSTIVFPVPIDIFKFFQQKESE, from the coding sequence ATGACGATTGGTGCGATTGTTGTATTGGTCGTGATCTTTTTCATGAACGCGATCCGGATCGTGCGCGAGTACGAGCGCGGGGTGATCTTCCGATTGGGGCGACTCGTGGGAGCAAAGGGACCGGGGATCTTCCTCCTCATCCCGATCGTCGACAAGATGGTGAAGGTGAGCCTGCGGACCGTCACCCTCGACGTCCCGCCGCAGGAGGTGATCACCAAGGACAACGTCTCCACGCTGGTGAACGCGGTCCTGTTCTTCCGCGTGGTCGACCCATCCGCTGCGGTAGTCGAGGTGCAGAACTACGTCGAGGCGACGCGCCAGATCGCGATGACCACGCTGCGGAGTGTCCTCGGCGGGGTGGAGCTCGATGAGATCCTGTCCAACCGGGAGAAGATCAACATCCAATTACAGGAGATCATCGACGAGCAGACCGATCCGTGGGGGATCAAGGTGAAGACGGTGGAGATCAAGGACGTAAAGATCCCGCAGGACATGCAGCGGGCGATCGCGCGCCAGGCCGAGGCCGAGCGTGAGCGCCGCGCCAAGATCATCAACGCCGAGGGAGAGCTCCAGGCGGCGACCAAGCTGTCCGAGGCGGCGGCGATCATCCAGCGGAACCCGGCCGCGCTCCAGTTGCGCTACCTACAGACCCTGATCGACATCTCGGCGGAGAATTCGTCCACCATCGTCTTCCCGGTGCCGATCGACATCTTCAAGTTCTTCCAGCAGAAGGAATCGGAATAG